The stretch of DNA TATGTCTGCACTGCTTCCAATGCTGTGGCTCAAGTTGTTAGTTGGAGACTCAACCTCATCCACTGCAAAGCGGATTGGAATGCAAGTACCTTTGCCAACAAACCCATGATTCCTCCCTCGTCCTTGATCGGGCAACTTCCCAAGGGCCGCATTGGAACTCTGGTAGTTAGATGAAGAGGACCCAGGGTGGCCTTGCCCAATAGTATTTCCATAACTATCAATATCTTGTGAAGGAGACCACCTGCCCGTAACATCATTTGGATTCTGCAATAAACCGTACTGTGGATTTTTGGACTGAGAAGAGAGCAAACCAGAGTCCACGCTGCTGCTGCCACCGTAGCCATAACTACGACTCAGCGGGTCAGTGCTCTCGGTCTTCAGAACACCTGGTGGTCTTGAGCTAACTCCCATAGCATTCTGATTAACCACATAAGGATTATTCCCACTTTGAAAATTACTAATTCCTGGTGAAGGCATTGCATTTGAGCTGCGGTTCATGAGACCAGGAAAATTTGCTCCATGGGTACTAATCAAAGGCTGACTAGTTGAAGCTTGATTAACCATATCAATCCCACCCAATAGACTGTTTGATGGTGAAGATGCAAGGAGAGGTTCATGTTTCATGGATGGAGGAATGGATGGCAGAAAACCTTGTGATTGAGAAGGCATCACCAAGGGATTTTGATTAGGTGAGATACCCTCACTAGCCGGGAACACATTTAATGATTGAGAGGGCATAACTATGCCAGAAGGTTTGACATCAATATTGTGGAGGGTTCCTGACAGCAAGGAGTCTGGCTGTTGTTGCAATTCATGCAATAGCAAATTGCTATTTTGAGAATTGCTCACATTTCCCAACGCGCTAGGTGAATCAGTCGTACCAAGTTTGTTATTCGGCCAAGCTCCAAAAGATGGCAATCCTCCAACTCCTGGGCTGCTTTGAGGGAATGCCCCATAAGCATTATTCTGACACTTGTATATGGGTTGACCAAATGCTATTTCTCTCTCTCCATGGGGCTTGTTTCCTTTGATTGCAGCGAGTCGTAAGGATGACTGGTCCCTTCCAGGCAACGCCAAACTGCTTGTAGGTCGACCTAGGAGTTCATCCTGCAAAGCAGCCAGAGCCTGAGGAGGGATCTGACCGGAAGCAGCCAAAGCTTGAAATTCCAATCCTCCTAGTGGGGCAACTTTAGCACTAGAAGCAGGCGCAACAAATGGATGAGGTATTCCTGCATGATGCTGAGCTATTCTCTTCAGATAGAGTCTGAATTTCTGCACATAGAGAAAATTCCATCACTATTTAATGTAATTTATACCATGTCTTCATCTACGAAAAAGTCGAAAAGGAATGAGGCTAACAGGATTAGTTGGGCTTGAAGCTCAACGGATAAGACAACAGAAATTGGTAAAGCTAATGGAAAGTCATCCATAGTGTGATATAAAAGGAGGATAGATGAGCCTCATTTAAGAACATTTTCAGAGCCTGCAGTTAAACATTTCTGAAAATGCTGCCAAAAGCTGTTTATGTTTTGATGATGTGTGGCATGGAGAGTTTCGCCCTCATGTAAGAATAGTTTCAGACCAACATATTTTCAC from Panicum virgatum strain AP13 chromosome 9K, P.virgatum_v5, whole genome shotgun sequence encodes:
- the LOC120646809 gene encoding two-component response regulator ORR21-like isoform X1, giving the protein MAATAEARGGDFPVGMKVLVVDDDPTCLVVLKRMLLECRYDVTTCPQATRALTMLRENRRGFDVIISDVHMPDMDGFRLLELVGLEMDLPVIMMSADSRTDIVMKGIKHGACDYLIKPVRMEELKNIWQHVVRKKFSENKDHEHSGSLDDTDRNRPTNNDNEYASSANDGGDGSWKSQKKKREKEEDEADLENGDPSSTSKKPRVVWSVELHQQFVNAVNHLGIDKAVPKKILELMNVPGLTRENVASHLQKFRLYLKRIAQHHAGIPHPFVAPASSAKVAPLGGLEFQALAASGQIPPQALAALQDELLGRPTSSLALPGRDQSSLRLAAIKGNKPHGEREIAFGQPIYKCQNNAYGAFPQSSPGVGGLPSFGAWPNNKLGTTDSPSALGNVSNSQNSNLLLHELQQQPDSLLSGTLHNIDVKPSGIVMPSQSLNVFPASEGISPNQNPLVMPSQSQGFLPSIPPSMKHEPLLASSPSNSLLGGIDMVNQASTSQPLISTHGANFPGLMNRSSNAMPSPGISNFQSGNNPYVVNQNAMGVSSRPPGVLKTESTDPLSRSYGYGGSSSVDSGLLSSQSKNPQYGLLQNPNDVTGRWSPSQDIDSYGNTIGQGHPGSSSSNYQSSNAALGKLPDQGRGRNHGFVGKGTCIPIRFAVDEVESPTNNLSHSIGSSADIVNPDIFEFSGQM